The genomic region CATCTTGCCCACGCCGGCCACCACGTTCAGCACGGTGCCGACCGGCGGAGTGATGAGCCCGATGGCGTTGTTGATGATGAACAGCACGCCGAAGTAGACCGGGTCGATGCCTGCGGCCTTCACCACCGGCATCAGCACGGGTGTGAGGATGAGGATGGTGGGGGTCATGTCCATGGCGGTGCCCACGGCCATCACCAGCACCATGATGGCGATGAGCAGCAGCGTGGGGTGCTCCATCAGCGGCTTGAGCAGGGCCACCAGTTGGCGCGGAATGTCCGCCACGGTGATGAGCCAGGCGCTGACCATGGCGGCGGCCACCAGGAACATGATCACGGCCGTGGTTTTGGCGGCGCTGGTGAACACCTCGGCCAGCTGGCGCCAGTGCAGCTCGCGGTAAACCACCGTTGCCACAAACAGGGCGTAAACCGCAGCCACCGCCGCCGCCTCGGTGGGCGTGAACACGCCCATCTTCAAGCCCACGATCACGATGACCGGCAGGAACAGCGCCCAGGTGGATTCCTTGAGCGCCTGCAGCTTCTCGGCGGTGGAGGCCTTGGGCGGTGGCGTGACGTTTTCGCGCTGCGACACCCAGTACCAGGTGACTGCAATCGCCAGGCCCATCAGCAGCCCCGGCACGATGCCCGCCAGAAACAGCTTGCTGATCGACACATTGGCCGCCACGCCAAACACCACAAAGCCGATGGAGGGTGGAATGACCGGAGCGATGATGCCGGCCGAGGCAATCAGCCCGCCCGCACGCGCCTTGTCGTGCCCGGCTTTGACCATCATGGGCAGCAGCAGGGCCGCCAGCGCTGCCGTGTCGGCCACGGCAGAGCCGGACAGCGCCGCCAGCATGCAGGCCGCGAGGATGGCCACAAAGCCCAGCCCGCCGCGCTTGTGCCCCACCAGCGTGAGCGCGAGCTTGACGATGCGCTGCGACAGCCCGCCCACGTTCATGATTTCGCCCGCCAGCATGAAGAAGGGCACCGCCAGCAGCGGAAAGCTGTCGGCGCCGTTGACGACGTTCTGCGCCAGGATCTGTGCGTCAAACAGGTCCAGGTGCCACATGAGGGCGACGCCGGACACCAGCAGCGCGTAGGCAATCGGCACGCCGATGGCCATGGCGGC from Acidovorax sp. DW039 harbors:
- a CDS encoding TRAP transporter large permease subunit gives rise to the protein MTVFIFLGSLLAAMAIGVPIAYALLVSGVALMWHLDLFDAQILAQNVVNGADSFPLLAVPFFMLAGEIMNVGGLSQRIVKLALTLVGHKRGGLGFVAILAACMLAALSGSAVADTAALAALLLPMMVKAGHDKARAGGLIASAGIIAPVIPPSIGFVVFGVAANVSISKLFLAGIVPGLLMGLAIAVTWYWVSQRENVTPPPKASTAEKLQALKESTWALFLPVIVIVGLKMGVFTPTEAAAVAAVYALFVATVVYRELHWRQLAEVFTSAAKTTAVIMFLVAAAMVSAWLITVADIPRQLVALLKPLMEHPTLLLIAIMVLVMAVGTAMDMTPTILILTPVLMPVVKAAGIDPVYFGVLFIINNAIGLITPPVGTVLNVVAGVGKMRMDDVTRGVIPFMVAQFAVMFLMVLFPSLVTVPMRWFAN